The Pseudomonas extremaustralis genome contains a region encoding:
- a CDS encoding glycine cleavage system protein R gives MSTPTVREQFLVISALGANPMELTNVLCRASHENRCAVVTSRLTRHGECSALVLQISGTWDALARLETGLPGLAKKHDFTVNVVRSAALENRPQALPYVAYVSSAYRSDIVNELCQFFIDHNVELENLTCDTYQAPQTGGTMLNATFTVTLPAGVQISWLRDQFLDFADALNLDALIEPWRPQNPM, from the coding sequence ATGTCCACCCCCACAGTTCGCGAACAATTCCTTGTTATCAGTGCCCTCGGCGCCAACCCCATGGAGCTGACCAACGTCCTGTGCCGCGCCAGCCATGAAAACCGCTGCGCCGTCGTGACCTCGCGCCTGACCCGCCATGGCGAGTGCAGTGCGCTGGTGCTGCAGATTTCCGGCACCTGGGATGCCCTGGCGCGCCTGGAGACCGGCCTGCCAGGCCTGGCCAAGAAGCACGATTTCACCGTCAATGTGGTACGCAGCGCTGCGTTGGAGAATCGTCCCCAGGCCCTGCCTTACGTAGCGTATGTCAGCTCGGCGTATCGCTCGGACATCGTCAATGAGCTGTGCCAGTTCTTCATCGACCACAACGTCGAGCTGGAGAACCTGACCTGCGACACCTACCAGGCACCGCAAACCGGCGGCACCATGCTCAATGCCACGTTCACCGTAACCTTGCCGGCCGGCGTGCAGATCAGTTGGTTGCGCGACCAGTTCCTGGACTTTGCCGATGCCCTGAACCTCGACGCACTGATCGAGCCATGGCGCCCACAGAACCCAATGTAA
- the bamC gene encoding outer membrane protein assembly factor BamC, protein MKRLAGLSALALIISSTSGCGWIWGPEGYFRDRGSDYLEAQATKPMQLPPDVNVAKRLDPLLPIPRNVADDTTRGEYVVPRPQPISAVAEASDYSLQKSGDSRWIVAQRPPAEVWPVAVQFFQDNGFRIDEQRPQTGEFTTAWQQGSELSATMAKRLQAGGVAADSEARVRVRIEPGVQRNTSEVYVVSAERPAGSTANVDFTNRSVNTGVDSALVDEMLASMSRISEKGGSVSLLAARDYDTPSRVSLTEDGSGNVVLNLGEDLDRAWASVGRALEQGPWRVEDINRSLGLYYINVAEKAERKDEEPGFFGKLFGSKPTKEEIETRAERYQVRLSKVGESVQVTVEKNINTVAPAETARKVLGVIQDNLG, encoded by the coding sequence ATGAAGCGATTGGCCGGACTTTCCGCACTTGCCTTGATTATCTCCAGCACCAGTGGCTGCGGTTGGATCTGGGGCCCGGAAGGCTACTTCCGTGACCGCGGCAGCGATTACCTGGAAGCACAAGCAACCAAACCGATGCAACTGCCGCCGGACGTCAACGTCGCCAAGCGCCTTGACCCATTGCTGCCGATTCCACGTAACGTTGCCGACGACACCACCAGGGGTGAGTACGTAGTGCCACGTCCTCAGCCGATCTCGGCCGTGGCGGAGGCCAGCGACTACAGTCTGCAGAAGAGCGGTGACTCACGCTGGATCGTGGCTCAGCGTCCTCCTGCCGAAGTCTGGCCGGTAGCTGTGCAGTTCTTCCAGGACAACGGTTTCCGTATCGACGAACAGCGTCCACAGACGGGTGAGTTCACCACGGCATGGCAGCAGGGCAGTGAACTGTCCGCAACCATGGCCAAGCGCCTGCAGGCCGGCGGTGTCGCCGCCGACAGCGAGGCCCGCGTGCGTGTGCGCATCGAGCCTGGCGTGCAACGCAACACCAGTGAAGTCTACGTCGTCAGCGCCGAGCGTCCTGCCGGCAGTACCGCCAACGTCGACTTCACCAATCGCTCGGTCAACACCGGCGTCGACTCGGCACTGGTCGACGAGATGCTGGCCAGCATGAGCCGTATTTCCGAGAAGGGCGGTTCCGTTTCCCTGCTCGCCGCGCGTGATTACGACACCCCGAGCCGCGTCAGCCTCACCGAAGATGGCAGCGGCAACGTGGTGCTGAACCTTGGCGAAGACCTGGACCGTGCCTGGGCCAGCGTAGGTCGCGCGTTGGAGCAGGGCCCTTGGCGTGTTGAAGACATCAACCGCAGCCTGGGCCTCTACTACATCAACGTGGCGGAAAAGGCCGAACGTAAAGATGAAGAGCCAGGTTTCTTCGGCAAATTGTTCGGCAGCAAGCCGACCAAGGAAGAAATCGAGACTCGCGCCGAGCGTTATCAGGTTCGTTTGAGCAAGGTTGGCGAAAGCGTGCAAGTCACCGTCGAGAAGAACATCAATACCGTTGCGCCGGCTGAAACAGCGCGCAAAGTGTTGGGCGTGATTCAAGACAACCTGGGCTGA
- a CDS encoding cold-shock protein, whose amino-acid sequence MSDRQNGTVKWFNGEKGYGFITPENGPDLFVHFRAIEGSGYKTLEEGQKVSFEAVQGQKGMQADKVRLIG is encoded by the coding sequence ATGAGCGACAGACAAAACGGCACAGTCAAATGGTTTAACGGTGAAAAAGGCTACGGCTTCATTACCCCGGAGAACGGGCCCGACCTGTTCGTGCACTTCAGGGCCATCGAAGGCAGTGGGTACAAGACTTTGGAGGAGGGACAGAAAGTCTCTTTTGAAGCCGTACAAGGGCAAAAAGGTATGCAGGCAGACAAAGTCCGACTGATAGGCTGA
- a CDS encoding cold-shock protein, with protein MPSKTPQTAISTRSGTATYDAQDIFFRSTTALGGQALREGQTVTYELVRGPGGEWQAINIEIVEASTLN; from the coding sequence ATGCCCAGTAAAACTCCACAGACTGCAATCTCCACCCGCAGCGGAACCGCCACCTACGACGCGCAAGATATTTTCTTTCGCAGCACCACCGCCCTCGGCGGTCAGGCCCTGCGTGAGGGTCAAACGGTCACCTACGAACTGGTCAGGGGCCCGGGAGGCGAGTGGCAAGCAATCAACATTGAAATCGTGGAGGCCTCGACACTGAATTAG
- a CDS encoding substrate-binding domain-containing protein — translation MKALLNTLTALTLGALALTAQAEALKVMTSGGFTAAYKLLGPQYARQSGDTLETLLGPSMGKAPEAIPNRLARGEQADVVIMVGYALDELIKQGKVDPASRVELADSRIGLVVRQGAPKPAIGTDAELKAVLSQAKSIAYSDSASGVYVEKELFKKLGMPAKGSMIERLPVAEQVAKGDYEVGLQQVAELLPVPGVTYVGKLPEDVQSVTRFAAGIPVNAEHPTQARALLHYLASPEAQPVVQSTGLDSVSR, via the coding sequence ATGAAAGCACTGTTGAACACCCTGACGGCCCTGACCCTCGGCGCTCTAGCGCTGACGGCCCAGGCCGAAGCGCTCAAGGTGATGACCTCCGGCGGTTTCACCGCTGCCTATAAGTTGCTGGGCCCGCAATACGCCCGGCAAAGCGGAGACACCCTCGAGACGCTTCTCGGTCCGTCCATGGGCAAGGCGCCGGAAGCGATTCCCAACCGCCTGGCCCGTGGCGAACAGGCCGATGTGGTGATCATGGTCGGTTACGCCCTGGACGAACTGATTAAGCAGGGCAAGGTCGACCCCGCTTCCCGGGTGGAACTGGCCGACTCGCGCATCGGCCTGGTGGTCAGGCAAGGCGCGCCAAAACCCGCGATCGGAACCGATGCCGAACTCAAGGCCGTGCTGAGCCAGGCCAAGTCGATCGCGTATTCGGACAGCGCCAGCGGCGTGTATGTCGAAAAAGAGTTGTTCAAGAAACTCGGCATGCCGGCCAAAGGCAGCATGATCGAACGCCTGCCGGTGGCCGAACAGGTTGCCAAGGGCGACTACGAGGTAGGTTTGCAGCAGGTCGCGGAGTTGTTGCCGGTGCCGGGTGTGACGTATGTCGGCAAGCTCCCGGAAGATGTGCAATCAGTGACGCGCTTTGCCGCGGGTATTCCGGTCAATGCCGAACACCCGACCCAGGCCAGGGCGTTGCTGCACTACCTGGCGTCGCCCGAAGCCCAGCCGGTGGTGCAATCCACCGGCCTGGACTCGGTGTCACGCTGA
- the dapA gene encoding 4-hydroxy-tetrahydrodipicolinate synthase yields the protein MIAGSMVALVTPMDAQGHLDWDSLGKLVDFHLQEGTNAIVAVGTTGESATLDVEEHIQVIEFVVKRVAGRIAVIAGTGANSTREAIELTKNAKKAGADACLLVTPYYNKPTQEGLYQHFRTIAEAVDIPQILYNVPGRTACDMKAETVIRLSTVPNIIGIKEATGDLQRAKDILAGVSSDFLVYSGDDATAVELILLGGKGNISVTANVAPRAMSDMCAAALAGDAVTARAIHEKLMPLNKTLFIESNPIPVKWALFEMGMIPDGIRLPLTRLSEACHEPLRQALRQSGVLV from the coding sequence ATGATTGCGGGCAGTATGGTGGCACTGGTCACACCCATGGATGCACAAGGTCATCTCGACTGGGACAGCCTTGGCAAACTGGTGGACTTCCACCTGCAAGAAGGCACCAACGCCATTGTGGCGGTCGGCACCACAGGTGAATCGGCCACCCTCGATGTGGAAGAACACATCCAGGTGATCGAATTCGTGGTCAAGCGTGTCGCCGGTCGTATCGCCGTGATCGCCGGTACGGGCGCCAACTCGACGCGTGAAGCGATCGAATTGACCAAGAACGCCAAGAAAGCCGGCGCCGACGCGTGCCTGCTGGTGACCCCGTACTACAACAAGCCGACGCAGGAAGGTCTGTACCAGCACTTCCGCACCATTGCCGAAGCCGTCGATATCCCGCAGATCCTCTACAACGTTCCGGGTCGCACCGCGTGCGACATGAAGGCCGAGACCGTAATTCGCCTGTCCACCGTACCGAACATCATCGGTATCAAGGAGGCCACTGGCGACCTGCAGCGCGCCAAGGACATCCTGGCCGGCGTGAGCAGCGACTTCCTGGTGTATTCCGGTGACGACGCCACCGCTGTCGAGCTGATCCTGTTGGGCGGCAAGGGCAATATTTCCGTGACCGCCAACGTGGCCCCGCGTGCCATGAGCGACATGTGCGCCGCCGCCCTTGCCGGCGATGCCGTGACCGCCCGTGCGATCCACGAGAAGCTGATGCCGCTCAACAAGACACTGTTTATCGAATCCAACCCTATTCCCGTGAAATGGGCGCTGTTCGAGATGGGCATGATTCCGGACGGTATCCGTCTGCCGCTCACCCGTCTCAGCGAAGCCTGTCACGAACCGCTGCGACAGGCCCTGCGCCAGTCCGGCGTCCTGGTTTAA
- a CDS encoding MBL fold metallo-hydrolase: protein MRFAVLGSGSQGNGTLVAHDDTYVLVDCGFSLRETERRLLRLGVHPSQLSAILVTHEHADHVHGVGLLSRRYNLPVYLSRGTLRGMRKPIEPAGFLAGGEQLQIGALSIDVIAVAHDAQEPTQYVFSDGERRFGVLTDLGSYCAKVLDGYRDLDALMIESNHCRDMLARGHYPYFLKQRVGGELGHLNNHQAAYLVYELGWQDLQHLVLAHLSSKNNLPQLARQCFVDTLGCDPDWLQLADQDSGLDWRHIA from the coding sequence GTGCGTTTTGCCGTTCTCGGCAGCGGTAGCCAAGGGAACGGTACGCTGGTCGCCCATGACGACACGTATGTGCTGGTGGATTGTGGTTTCTCGTTACGGGAAACCGAGCGACGCCTGCTGCGTCTGGGGGTTCACCCTTCGCAGCTGAGCGCGATTCTGGTGACCCACGAACATGCCGACCATGTGCATGGCGTGGGTTTGCTGTCTCGGCGCTACAATCTCCCGGTGTACCTCAGTCGCGGCACCTTGCGCGGGATGCGCAAACCCATTGAACCCGCAGGTTTCCTGGCCGGTGGTGAGCAACTGCAGATCGGTGCGTTGAGCATCGATGTGATCGCGGTAGCGCATGACGCTCAGGAACCCACGCAATATGTATTCAGTGACGGAGAGCGCCGCTTCGGCGTACTTACCGACCTGGGCTCCTATTGCGCCAAGGTGCTGGACGGTTACCGGGACCTCGATGCCTTGATGATCGAGTCCAACCACTGCCGAGACATGCTGGCTCGCGGTCATTACCCCTACTTTCTCAAGCAGCGGGTAGGTGGCGAACTGGGACATTTGAACAACCACCAGGCGGCGTACCTGGTGTATGAGTTGGGCTGGCAAGACCTGCAACATCTGGTCCTGGCCCATCTGAGCAGCAAGAACAACCTGCCGCAGCTGGCCCGGCAATGTTTTGTCGATACCCTTGGGTGCGACCCGGACTGGCTGCAACTGGCCGATCAAGATTCAGGGCTCGACTGGCGACACATCGCCTAG
- the purC gene encoding phosphoribosylaminoimidazolesuccinocarboxamide synthase, with product MEKREELYRGKAKSVYKTDDANRLILLFRNDTSAFDGKRIEQLDRKGMVNNKFNAFIMQKLEASGIPTQFDKLLSDNECLVKKLDMIPVECVVRNYAAGSLVKRLGVEEGLKLNPYTFELFLKDDAKGDPFINESHVVAFGWGTAEQLARMKELSLKVNDVLSKLFDDAGLLLVDFKLEFGVFHDGTIVLGDEFSPDGCRLWDKDTKKKMDKDRFRQGLGDVIEAYEEVAKRLGVPL from the coding sequence ATGGAAAAACGTGAAGAACTCTACCGCGGCAAAGCCAAGTCGGTGTACAAGACCGACGACGCCAACCGCCTGATCCTGCTGTTTCGCAACGACACTTCGGCGTTCGACGGCAAGCGCATCGAACAACTTGATCGCAAGGGCATGGTGAACAACAAGTTCAACGCCTTCATCATGCAGAAACTCGAAGCGTCCGGCATTCCGACCCAATTCGACAAACTGCTGAGCGACAACGAGTGCCTGGTCAAGAAACTGGACATGATCCCGGTCGAGTGCGTGGTGCGTAACTACGCCGCCGGCAGCCTGGTCAAACGCCTGGGCGTGGAAGAGGGCCTCAAGCTCAACCCTTACACGTTCGAGCTGTTCCTGAAGGACGACGCCAAGGGCGACCCGTTCATCAACGAATCCCACGTGGTGGCATTCGGCTGGGGCACCGCTGAGCAACTGGCGCGCATGAAGGAATTGTCCCTCAAGGTCAACGACGTGCTGAGCAAGCTGTTCGACGACGCAGGCCTGCTGCTGGTGGACTTCAAGCTGGAATTCGGCGTGTTCCACGACGGCACCATCGTCCTGGGCGATGAGTTCAGCCCCGACGGCTGCCGCCTGTGGGACAAAGACACCAAGAAGAAGATGGACAAAGACCGCTTCCGCCAAGGCCTCGGTGACGTGATCGAAGCCTACGAAGAAGTCGCCAAGCGCCTCGGCGTACCGCTGTAA
- a CDS encoding methyl-accepting chemotaxis protein, with amino-acid sequence MSLRSLSIARRAGLGFALIALLVALLGFFALSNMASIRASAVQVESGLVPKMRLVADIREIMLRIRTISLRMALDPNPASIPQYRSQMDTRSQDLTKRLADLDAVIDTPEVRTLYDQFQVSLRQYQQGLAQSFILADKQQGAELNKLLLVDMKTVVDGSGAQLNALADYYNAQINQQGQTAESQYSRSRTMVFGFVIVAGLSTVVLAWLLTRSIVGPLSHAVRAAENVAQGDLTQTVEITGDDEVTRLFVALQTMQGNLRSTLQLIRQSAGQMASSATDLNGITDQSSRSLQKQTAEIEQAATAVNEMTSAADEVARNAVSTSESTRLSNETAREGQHRVGETVSAIQALSSNIGETATLVQHLAEQSRDIGKVLDVIRSIAEQTNLLALNAAIEAARAGESGRGFAVVADEVRALAHRTQQSTLEIDQMVTAMRSGSDQALTSMQSSTQRATDTLALAEGAGGALSQITDSIDQIHQRNLVIASAAEEQAQVAKEVDRNIVNIRDLSAQSSSGAGQINGSSHELAQLAVALNDAVARFQL; translated from the coding sequence ATGTCCCTTCGCAGCCTGTCCATCGCCCGCCGTGCGGGTCTGGGTTTTGCCTTGATTGCTTTGCTCGTGGCCCTGTTGGGTTTTTTCGCGCTGTCGAACATGGCCAGTATCCGCGCCAGTGCGGTGCAGGTTGAAAGTGGGTTGGTGCCGAAGATGCGGCTGGTGGCGGATATTCGCGAGATTATGCTGCGCATTCGTACGATCTCTTTGCGTATGGCGCTGGACCCGAACCCCGCAAGCATCCCGCAATACCGCAGCCAGATGGACACCCGCAGCCAGGACCTGACGAAAAGGTTGGCCGACCTCGATGCGGTGATCGATACCCCTGAGGTGCGCACGCTCTACGACCAGTTCCAGGTTTCGCTGCGCCAGTACCAGCAGGGGTTGGCTCAGTCGTTCATCCTTGCCGACAAGCAGCAGGGCGCTGAGCTTAACAAGTTGTTGCTGGTGGACATGAAAACCGTGGTCGATGGCTCCGGTGCTCAGCTCAATGCGTTGGCCGACTACTACAACGCCCAGATCAACCAGCAGGGCCAGACGGCCGAGTCGCAGTACAGCCGCTCGCGCACCATGGTGTTTGGCTTTGTGATCGTGGCGGGCTTGAGTACCGTGGTGCTGGCGTGGTTGTTGACGCGCAGTATCGTCGGGCCGCTGAGTCATGCGGTAAGGGCCGCAGAGAACGTCGCTCAAGGTGACTTGACCCAAACGGTAGAGATCACCGGCGACGACGAAGTGACTCGCCTGTTCGTCGCCCTCCAGACCATGCAAGGCAACCTGCGCAGTACCTTGCAGTTGATTCGCCAGTCGGCGGGGCAGATGGCGTCGTCCGCCACCGACCTGAACGGCATTACCGATCAAAGCAGCCGCAGCCTGCAAAAACAGACCGCTGAAATCGAGCAGGCCGCCACGGCGGTCAATGAGATGACTTCGGCGGCGGATGAAGTGGCGCGCAATGCGGTGTCGACTTCCGAGTCCACGCGGCTGTCCAATGAGACTGCGCGCGAAGGCCAGCATCGCGTGGGCGAAACGGTCAGTGCCATTCAAGCCTTGAGTTCCAACATCGGTGAAACCGCGACCCTGGTACAGCATCTCGCCGAGCAATCGCGGGATATCGGCAAGGTTCTCGACGTGATTCGCTCCATCGCCGAGCAGACCAACCTGTTGGCCCTCAATGCCGCCATCGAAGCTGCGCGAGCCGGGGAGTCCGGGCGTGGTTTTGCGGTGGTGGCCGACGAAGTGCGCGCACTGGCCCATCGCACCCAGCAATCGACCCTGGAAATCGACCAGATGGTGACGGCGATGCGCTCGGGGTCCGACCAGGCGCTGACTTCGATGCAGTCCAGTACCCAGCGCGCCACCGATACGTTGGCGTTGGCTGAAGGCGCGGGCGGGGCGTTGAGCCAGATCACCGACTCCATCGACCAGATTCACCAGCGAAACCTGGTCATCGCCAGCGCGGCAGAGGAGCAGGCCCAGGTGGCCAAGGAAGTCGATCGCAATATCGTCAATATTCGCGACCTGTCGGCGCAATCGTCTTCCGGCGCCGGGCAGATCAATGGTTCGAGCCATGAACTGGCGCAGTTGGCGGTCGCGCTCAATGACGCGGTGGCGCGTTTTCAACTGTAG
- a CDS encoding LysR family transcriptional regulator has product MIINFDLNDLQAFRAVVDKGSFSGAAEAIRISQPALSRRIEKLESALDVKLFERTTRRVSLTMVGRAFLPQVERILDDLDIALMGISNVASTRMGNVTIACVPSTAYYFMPHVISEFHKLYPKIRIRVLDASAGEVCNAVESGEADFGVSFSGSLADEVEFELLLQERYVLACRRDHPLAGRVSVPWAEAYEHDYISVDKTSGNRFLLDQALRGVRVKKPSICETHHVTTMIGLVEAGLGVAMVPSIAMPADDHPILVSVPLVEPQVMRNVGLIKRRGRTLPPAALELERLVRETPFRSA; this is encoded by the coding sequence GTGATCATCAACTTTGACCTCAACGACCTTCAAGCCTTCCGCGCGGTGGTAGACAAGGGCAGTTTCAGCGGCGCGGCCGAAGCCATCCGCATCTCGCAACCGGCCCTTAGTCGTCGCATCGAAAAACTGGAGTCCGCCCTCGACGTCAAACTCTTCGAGCGCACCACGCGGCGCGTCAGCCTGACCATGGTCGGCCGTGCTTTTCTTCCGCAGGTCGAGCGTATTCTCGACGACCTTGATATCGCCCTGATGGGTATCAGCAACGTCGCCTCCACGCGCATGGGCAATGTGACCATCGCCTGCGTGCCCTCCACTGCGTACTACTTCATGCCCCACGTGATTTCCGAATTCCACAAGCTGTATCCGAAGATTCGCATTCGGGTGCTGGACGCCAGCGCCGGCGAGGTGTGCAACGCGGTGGAGAGTGGCGAGGCGGATTTCGGCGTGAGTTTCAGCGGCAGCCTGGCCGATGAGGTGGAGTTCGAGCTGCTGTTGCAGGAGCGCTATGTGCTGGCTTGTCGGCGTGACCACCCGTTGGCCGGGCGCGTCAGCGTGCCCTGGGCCGAAGCCTATGAGCATGACTACATCTCGGTGGACAAGACCTCCGGCAACCGCTTCCTGCTGGACCAGGCCCTGCGCGGAGTGCGGGTGAAAAAGCCGAGTATCTGCGAGACCCATCACGTGACCACGATGATCGGGCTGGTGGAGGCGGGGCTGGGCGTGGCGATGGTGCCGTCGATTGCGATGCCGGCGGACGATCACCCGATTCTGGTGAGTGTGCCGTTGGTAGAACCGCAGGTGATGCGCAACGTGGGCTTGATCAAGCGCCGCGGGCGGACATTGCCGCCGGCGGCGCTGGAGTTGGAGCGGTTGGTGCGGGAGACGCCGTTTCGGTCAGCGTGA